In Panacibacter ginsenosidivorans, the following proteins share a genomic window:
- a CDS encoding CBS domain-containing protein, with the protein MRKVADILRRKGNHVTTVEPGITVIDALHIMAEQNIGSVVVAENNRFLGIMTERDYSRKVILNGRSSTDTTVGEIMTKDFPPVAASDTVEHCMELMSNQNLRYLPVMNGDVLAGIISINDVVKETILTQQETISHLQDYIHS; encoded by the coding sequence ATGAGAAAAGTTGCAGATATACTCCGTCGTAAAGGAAATCACGTAACTACTGTTGAACCTGGTATAACAGTTATAGATGCCCTGCATATTATGGCAGAGCAGAATATTGGTTCCGTGGTAGTTGCTGAAAATAATAGATTTCTTGGAATCATGACAGAACGCGATTATTCCCGTAAAGTGATATTAAACGGCAGGTCATCAACCGATACAACGGTTGGTGAGATCATGACCAAAGATTTTCCACCAGTTGCTGCATCTGATACTGTTGAACATTGTATGGAACTTATGTCAAACCAAAATCTTCGTTACTTACCCGTTATGAATGGAGATGTTTTGGCTGGCATTATTTCTATTAATGATGTTGTAAAAGAAACCATACTAACCCAGCAGGAAACCATTTCTCACCTACAGGATTATATTCATTCCTAA
- a CDS encoding glycosyltransferase family 4 protein, which translates to MNDLQKFRIIYITHYTELYGANKSLLNLIDGLTKKRITDLLVISPAKGKITEALADRNVPYKIIPFVNEIHEADSRPPFFKMMAKLLYNWYLVLKFGNKIKGNKRSLIHTNASPALIGAYFSYWLKVPHVWHIREFGLADYNFQYNFGESYFKYWLNKSKAVIAISRSVYNERLSECKVSLKKVIYNGVIFQSELSTERSHARSKKDTDFVFGIIGLISKEKGHLDVIEAFYLFNRKNKNSTLAIAGAGNEKFIDLLQERIAAYNLEKKVIFYGYVTDTEKFYNNIDILLMCSKNEGLGRVTIEAMSYNVPVIGYNNAGTAEIIEHNYNGLLYNGTVNDLYEKMESSYNNKYLAEIKKNALNTVKEKFTIEQYTDSICEIYEAIKFD; encoded by the coding sequence ATGAACGACTTGCAAAAATTCAGGATTATTTATATTACACATTACACTGAATTATATGGAGCAAACAAATCATTGCTTAACCTTATTGATGGGCTTACAAAAAAACGAATAACGGATCTTTTGGTAATATCACCTGCTAAAGGAAAAATAACAGAAGCTTTAGCCGATAGAAATGTTCCATATAAAATAATTCCTTTTGTAAACGAAATACATGAAGCTGACAGTAGGCCACCTTTTTTTAAGATGATGGCAAAACTACTCTACAATTGGTATCTCGTTTTAAAATTTGGAAATAAAATAAAAGGAAATAAAAGATCTCTTATTCATACGAATGCTTCTCCTGCTTTAATTGGGGCGTATTTTTCTTATTGGTTAAAAGTGCCGCATGTATGGCATATTCGTGAATTCGGCTTGGCAGATTATAATTTTCAATACAATTTTGGTGAGAGCTATTTTAAATACTGGCTTAATAAATCTAAAGCTGTTATTGCTATAAGCAGATCAGTTTATAACGAAAGGCTTTCAGAATGCAAAGTCTCTTTAAAGAAAGTTATCTATAATGGTGTTATTTTTCAATCTGAACTAAGTACTGAAAGGTCACATGCACGATCTAAAAAAGATACTGATTTTGTCTTTGGAATTATAGGATTAATAAGTAAAGAAAAAGGACACCTTGATGTAATAGAAGCATTTTATCTCTTTAATAGAAAAAATAAAAATTCAACACTGGCAATTGCAGGAGCAGGCAATGAGAAATTTATTGATCTTTTACAAGAAAGAATTGCAGCCTATAACCTAGAAAAAAAAGTGATCTTCTATGGATATGTTACTGACACAGAAAAATTCTATAACAACATAGATATACTATTGATGTGTTCAAAGAATGAAGGATTAGGCAGGGTTACAATTGAAGCGATGAGTTATAATGTACCGGTGATCGGGTATAATAATGCTGGTACAGCAGAAATAATTGAGCACAATTATAACGGATTACTATATAATGGAACAGTAAATGATCTTTACGAAAAAATGGAGTCTTCATACAATAATAAATACCTTGCCGAGATAAAGAAAAATGCTTTAAATACAGTGAAAGAAAAGTTTACGATTGAACAATATACGGATAGCATTTGTGAAATATATGAAGCCATAAAATTTGACTAA
- the rpsA gene encoding 30S ribosomal protein S1, whose protein sequence is MSENNIVNENADVQENAPVAENVTTEASAATTNAPVVEAAVAESIPQPVEETVAAHDDFDWSIDKRNVSHYSQEEKEKYDKVYDSTFVAIEDGEIVNGNIVALTKTDVVINIGFKSDGLVSLNEFRDTPNIKIGDDVEVMVVEKEDRNGHLFLSRKSARIFRAWERIVEVHKTGEVVTGLVTSKTKGGLIVDVFGMETFLPGSQIDVKPVTDYDQFVGKTMEFKVVKINEAIKNAVVSHKALIESDIEAQRAEIMSKLEKGQVLEGTVKNITDFGAFMDLGGLDGLLYITDISWGRISHPSEVLKMDQKLNVVVLDFDDDKKRISLGLKQLTPHPWDVLPEWIHEGAVVKGKVVNIEDYGAFLEIQPGVEGLVHVSEITWANTPINAKEYFKLNDEHEAKVVTLDKDSRKMSLSIKQLTEDPWSSIETKYPEGSKHKGLVKNITNYGVFVELEPGIGGMIHISDLSWLKRFNHPSEYTKVGEHIDVVILGVDKENRKLQLGHKQLEEDPWNALQDTFAVGTVLEATVIRKDDKGAIVQLPYGLEGFAPARHLTKEDGKTVTAEETLPFQVIEFDRNEKRILLSHSRIWEQAKAEEAEAAKKEAKVEADKTKKAVKNIQGKVEKATLGDLGALAEIKAKLKEEEGNKE, encoded by the coding sequence ATGAGTGAAAACAATATTGTTAACGAAAACGCTGATGTACAGGAGAATGCTCCAGTGGCTGAAAATGTAACCACCGAAGCTTCTGCAGCGACAACAAATGCACCTGTAGTGGAAGCTGCTGTAGCAGAATCTATACCTCAACCCGTTGAAGAAACCGTAGCTGCACATGATGATTTTGACTGGAGTATTGATAAACGCAATGTTTCTCATTATTCTCAGGAAGAAAAAGAAAAATACGACAAAGTGTATGACAGCACTTTCGTAGCCATTGAAGATGGTGAAATTGTAAATGGTAATATTGTTGCTTTGACCAAGACAGATGTTGTTATTAACATCGGTTTTAAAAGCGATGGTCTGGTTTCCCTGAATGAATTCCGCGATACGCCTAATATTAAAATAGGTGATGACGTGGAAGTGATGGTAGTTGAAAAAGAAGACAGAAATGGTCACCTTTTTCTTAGCCGCAAATCTGCCCGCATTTTCCGTGCATGGGAAAGAATTGTGGAAGTGCACAAAACTGGCGAGGTGGTTACCGGCCTGGTTACAAGCAAAACCAAAGGCGGTCTTATTGTGGATGTATTTGGTATGGAAACATTCTTGCCAGGCAGCCAGATCGATGTTAAGCCCGTTACTGATTACGATCAGTTTGTAGGTAAAACAATGGAATTCAAAGTGGTTAAGATCAATGAAGCCATTAAGAATGCTGTTGTTTCTCATAAAGCGCTTATCGAAAGCGATATCGAAGCACAACGTGCAGAGATCATGAGCAAACTTGAAAAAGGCCAGGTGCTTGAAGGTACTGTTAAGAATATTACAGACTTCGGTGCATTTATGGACCTTGGTGGTTTGGATGGTCTGTTGTATATCACCGATATTTCATGGGGCCGTATCTCTCATCCAAGCGAGGTGCTGAAGATGGACCAGAAACTGAATGTGGTGGTACTCGATTTCGACGACGACAAAAAACGTATCAGCCTTGGTTTGAAACAATTAACTCCTCATCCCTGGGATGTGCTGCCTGAGTGGATCCACGAAGGCGCTGTTGTAAAAGGTAAGGTGGTTAATATTGAAGATTACGGTGCATTTCTCGAAATTCAACCAGGTGTTGAAGGTCTTGTACACGTAAGTGAAATTACATGGGCAAATACACCGATCAACGCTAAAGAATACTTCAAACTCAATGATGAGCATGAAGCTAAAGTAGTAACACTTGATAAAGACTCACGTAAAATGAGCCTTTCTATCAAACAGCTTACTGAAGACCCATGGAGCAGCATTGAAACCAAATATCCAGAAGGCAGCAAGCACAAAGGTTTGGTGAAGAACATTACCAATTATGGCGTGTTTGTGGAGCTTGAACCAGGTATCGGCGGTATGATCCACATCAGCGATCTTAGCTGGTTAAAACGTTTCAACCATCCTTCTGAATACACTAAAGTTGGTGAACATATTGATGTGGTTATTCTTGGTGTGGATAAAGAAAACAGGAAACTGCAACTTGGGCATAAACAACTTGAAGAAGATCCATGGAATGCATTGCAGGATACTTTCGCAGTTGGAACTGTATTGGAAGCAACTGTTATCCGCAAAGATGATAAAGGCGCAATCGTTCAGTTACCTTACGGGCTTGAAGGTTTTGCACCGGCACGTCATCTTACAAAAGAAGATGGCAAAACTGTAACGGCTGAAGAAACTTTACCATTCCAGGTAATTGAATTCGACCGTAACGAAAAACGCATTCTTCTAAGCCATAGCCGCATATGGGAACAGGCAAAAGCTGAGGAAGCAGAAGCTGCTAAGAAGGAAGCAAAAGTAGAAGCAGATAAAACCAAGAAAGCCGTGAAGAATATTCAGGGAAAAGTTGAAAAAGCAACATTGGGAGATCTGGGTGCTTTAGCTGAGATCAAAGCAAAATTGAAAGAAGAAGAAGGCAATAAAGAATAA
- a CDS encoding FkbM family methyltransferase, protein MKLNIRKIIYPLFKISILEKILQIIMRGRYSNSLLVSFIPPPNAYTNPTYRIAKKGSLRLYANLYDYNDWKAYWGIKEIERDALYKLAENAKTVIDIGTNNGWVLMNIASIIKKNDGFIYGFEPFPDTYKRCIDNIKRSKLENTQVFNFGCGESESSFYMSVVLDSNSGQNRIVDGKESNEKLVQVNVTTLDKKLESLESIDLIKIDVEGFELHVLKGAGNLLKKHRPVIFIEINEPLLRENNTSPYEVLSFLKNNYQYSFVNAANKQPVDITKNYKNSQLDVICYPPLNKAAGN, encoded by the coding sequence ATGAAGTTAAACATCAGGAAAATTATTTATCCGCTATTTAAGATTAGTATCCTGGAAAAGATACTGCAGATTATTATGAGGGGCAGGTATTCAAACAGCCTGTTGGTGTCTTTTATACCACCACCAAACGCATACACCAATCCCACATACAGGATAGCAAAAAAAGGATCATTAAGATTATATGCCAACCTGTATGATTATAATGATTGGAAAGCATATTGGGGAATTAAAGAGATAGAAAGAGATGCACTTTATAAATTAGCGGAAAATGCAAAAACAGTAATTGATATCGGCACAAACAATGGTTGGGTCCTGATGAACATTGCCAGCATTATTAAGAAAAATGATGGCTTTATTTACGGCTTTGAACCATTTCCGGATACCTATAAGCGCTGTATTGACAATATTAAAAGAAGTAAACTTGAAAACACGCAGGTATTTAATTTTGGTTGTGGTGAATCAGAAAGTTCTTTTTATATGTCTGTAGTCCTCGACAGCAATAGTGGCCAAAACAGGATCGTTGATGGAAAAGAAAGCAATGAAAAATTAGTACAGGTTAATGTAACTACGCTTGACAAAAAATTAGAAAGTTTGGAAAGCATTGACCTTATCAAAATTGATGTAGAAGGTTTTGAGCTGCATGTTTTAAAAGGAGCAGGAAATCTTTTAAAAAAACACAGACCTGTAATATTTATTGAAATCAATGAACCGTTATTGCGGGAAAACAATACTTCGCCGTATGAGGTTTTGAGTTTTTTAAAAAATAATTATCAGTACAGTTTTGTAAATGCTGCGAATAAACAACCTGTTGATATAACGAAAAACTATAAAAATAGTCAGCTTGATGTTATCTGTTATCCTCCTTTAAACAAAGCTGCAGGTAACTAA
- a CDS encoding acyltransferase family protein, translated as MNQRYYSLDVFRGATVALMIMVNNPGSWEHIYAPLDHAPWHGCTPTDLVFPFFLFAVGNAMAFVMPRMEQAGTAYFLKKVFKRTLLIFLIGLFLNWSPFLMWQNDTIVFKSWEWTDAEGIQHGIRILGVLQRIALAYCFASLIVYFFKTKGAYVFAAALLLFYWGLCFAFGDKTDPYSLQGYFGTHVDKTVLGEPHMYQGEGVAFDPEGLASIFAPIVQVIFGYLVGQYIQQKGKTYEMLSNLFVAGAVLAFTGLFWGLAFPINKKIWTSSYTIYTTGLAIFTLSTFIFLIEFKNIKGVWSRFFDVFGKNPLFIFVLSGFLPRLLALIRIPTEVSAEGKQLYTTPFGWFYEHICKNIAPDLRIGSLFYAFCMIAFYWLIVYMLDKKKIYIRV; from the coding sequence ATGAATCAGCGATATTATTCTTTAGATGTATTTCGTGGTGCTACAGTAGCATTAATGATCATGGTAAATAACCCGGGATCGTGGGAGCACATTTACGCTCCATTAGATCATGCGCCATGGCATGGCTGTACGCCTACGGATCTTGTATTCCCATTCTTTCTTTTTGCGGTTGGTAATGCAATGGCCTTTGTAATGCCGAGAATGGAGCAGGCAGGAACTGCCTATTTTTTGAAAAAAGTTTTTAAGAGAACACTGCTTATTTTTCTAATCGGCTTGTTCTTAAACTGGAGCCCCTTTTTAATGTGGCAAAACGATACAATTGTTTTTAAATCATGGGAGTGGACAGACGCGGAAGGCATACAACATGGTATAAGAATCTTAGGAGTGCTGCAACGTATTGCATTGGCCTATTGTTTTGCATCACTGATCGTTTACTTTTTTAAAACAAAAGGTGCTTATGTTTTTGCAGCTGCATTACTACTATTTTATTGGGGCTTATGTTTTGCATTTGGTGATAAAACTGATCCTTATAGTTTGCAGGGATATTTTGGTACACATGTGGACAAAACTGTTTTGGGTGAGCCTCACATGTATCAAGGAGAAGGCGTCGCATTTGATCCGGAAGGTCTCGCAAGCATTTTTGCGCCAATTGTTCAGGTGATTTTTGGTTATTTAGTCGGGCAATACATTCAACAAAAAGGTAAGACTTACGAAATGCTTTCCAATCTTTTTGTGGCCGGGGCAGTGCTTGCCTTCACCGGTTTGTTTTGGGGGCTTGCATTTCCCATCAATAAAAAAATATGGACAAGCAGTTATACCATTTATACTACGGGGCTGGCCATATTTACACTCTCTACTTTCATCTTTCTTATTGAATTCAAAAATATAAAAGGCGTGTGGAGCCGCTTCTTTGATGTGTTTGGAAAGAACCCTTTATTCATTTTTGTATTGAGTGGTTTTCTTCCAAGGTTGCTTGCTTTAATCCGTATTCCCACAGAAGTTTCTGCAGAGGGAAAGCAACTTTACACGACACCATTTGGATGGTTTTACGAACATATTTGTAAAAACATTGCTCCTGATCTTAGAATCGGTTCTTTATTTTATGCGTTTTGCATGATAGCCTTTTACTGGCTTATTGTTTATATGCTCGATAAAAAGAAAATCTATATAAGAGTTTAA
- a CDS encoding SLBB domain-containing protein → MLQAQGLLNQDLRQIHVDQLSDAEILLYSNKIQQAGISIEQALQMAAAKGMPATEIQKLKQRLQLINSRTGYSTNRMRSNDTLPGRDSSLYYYDSLRAQKPLIDPKIFGSELFNNATLNFEPNIRLASPLNYTVGPDDDLELSVYGLQETNFSLSVSAEGAVTIPNVGQVKVAGLSLDEATQRMKIAMQKTAYSSLQNGRSKLSVTLGNIRSIRVTIIGSNKPGNYTLSSLTTVFNALFVCGGPLQTGSFREIELIRNNKLYKKIDLYRFLVNGDQSDNVTLKDNDVIRIPSYKTRVELQGYVKRPGIFEMLPGETFANLLEFASGFADSAYRSSIKVTQFTEKELTVKDVSNTAYSTYIPQAGDKIEIAKILDRYTNRIKISGAVFREGNYELTPGMTVGDLINKADGLREDAYMSRGQIFRLKDDLSKELVSFNPESNTNILLKREDSIVIKSILELRDDYYISVQGEVRVPGFYEYNDSLTLKDLVLQSGGLTDAAYPQKIEIARLIQRDTLTFADVRASDIIEINGMEDFADPNKNVLLKPNDVVTIRRKPGFLKLESVTVSGELQYPGPYVLQKREERVSDLLKRAGGFTPEAYPAGAFIKRYNLDDTIRLFKKQTIANIQQQLNDSTTQLTQNIEREYDQIPLDFRKILSNPGSPDDVVLKSRDELIVPKYSAQVKISGSVLFPTQIAYNKSYNFKDYLSSAGGVSDAGRRSKIYVIAANGKAQSTRSFLFFKKYPDVEPGSEIIVPAKEERTNRLTTGEVIGISSALASLAGVVIAILRL, encoded by the coding sequence ATGCTTCAGGCACAAGGGTTACTTAATCAGGATTTGAGGCAAATACATGTTGATCAGTTAAGCGATGCTGAAATTCTTCTTTATTCTAATAAAATTCAACAGGCAGGCATATCGATAGAACAAGCTCTGCAAATGGCTGCAGCAAAAGGAATGCCTGCTACGGAAATACAAAAGCTTAAACAAAGACTACAGCTTATTAATTCAAGAACCGGTTATTCTACAAACCGCATGAGATCTAACGATACTCTTCCGGGTAGAGATAGCAGTCTTTATTATTATGATTCGTTAAGAGCTCAGAAACCATTAATAGATCCTAAAATATTCGGCTCAGAACTTTTCAATAATGCAACCCTGAACTTCGAACCGAATATAAGGTTAGCATCACCGTTAAATTATACAGTTGGCCCGGATGATGATTTGGAGCTTTCTGTTTATGGCTTGCAGGAAACAAATTTTTCTTTATCGGTAAGTGCAGAAGGCGCGGTTACTATTCCTAATGTTGGGCAGGTAAAGGTTGCAGGATTATCATTGGATGAAGCGACACAACGCATGAAAATTGCCATGCAAAAAACAGCTTACAGCTCATTACAAAATGGACGCTCAAAACTTTCTGTAACACTTGGTAATATCAGAAGTATACGAGTTACAATAATAGGGAGCAACAAGCCTGGTAATTATACATTGTCATCACTAACAACAGTATTCAATGCCTTGTTTGTGTGTGGGGGGCCGTTGCAAACCGGCAGCTTCAGAGAAATAGAATTAATAAGAAATAACAAGCTGTATAAAAAAATAGACTTATACAGGTTTCTTGTAAACGGAGATCAGTCAGACAATGTAACGCTAAAAGATAATGATGTAATTAGAATACCTTCTTACAAAACGAGGGTTGAATTGCAGGGATACGTAAAACGCCCCGGTATTTTCGAAATGCTTCCGGGTGAGACATTTGCCAATCTTCTCGAATTTGCATCCGGCTTTGCAGACAGTGCATACAGATCATCTATTAAAGTAACACAGTTTACCGAGAAAGAACTAACTGTAAAAGATGTAAGTAATACTGCGTATTCAACATATATACCGCAGGCAGGGGATAAAATTGAAATAGCAAAAATTCTTGACCGGTATACCAACAGGATAAAAATTTCAGGCGCAGTTTTTCGTGAAGGAAATTATGAATTAACTCCTGGTATGACTGTCGGTGACCTTATAAATAAAGCTGATGGATTAAGAGAAGATGCTTACATGAGCAGGGGCCAGATATTCAGGCTGAAAGATGATCTTTCAAAAGAGCTTGTTTCTTTTAATCCTGAAAGCAATACAAACATTCTTTTAAAAAGAGAAGATTCTATTGTAATTAAATCTATTCTTGAATTGCGCGATGATTATTATATATCTGTACAGGGCGAAGTACGGGTTCCGGGTTTTTACGAATACAATGACAGCCTTACACTCAAAGATCTTGTGTTGCAATCAGGCGGTTTAACCGATGCAGCATATCCACAAAAAATTGAAATAGCAAGGTTGATTCAAAGAGATACGCTCACTTTTGCTGATGTAAGGGCAAGTGATATTATTGAGATCAACGGCATGGAAGATTTTGCCGACCCTAATAAAAATGTTCTATTAAAACCCAATGATGTGGTAACTATTAGAAGAAAACCCGGCTTTCTTAAACTTGAATCAGTAACTGTTTCAGGAGAATTGCAATATCCCGGCCCTTACGTCTTACAGAAAAGAGAAGAACGCGTAAGCGATCTTTTAAAAAGAGCTGGTGGTTTTACACCGGAAGCATATCCTGCAGGAGCTTTCATTAAAAGATATAATCTTGATGATACCATCAGGCTTTTCAAGAAGCAGACTATTGCCAATATACAACAGCAATTAAACGACTCTACTACACAGCTTACGCAAAACATAGAAAGAGAGTACGACCAGATTCCACTTGATTTCAGAAAGATACTATCAAACCCAGGCTCACCGGACGATGTAGTTTTAAAATCAAGAGATGAATTAATTGTGCCAAAGTATAGTGCCCAGGTTAAAATAAGCGGCAGTGTTTTATTTCCCACACAAATAGCATATAACAAATCGTATAATTTTAAAGACTATCTCTCATCTGCAGGTGGTGTTTCAGACGCGGGCAGAAGAAGCAAGATATATGTAATAGCAGCAAACGGTAAAGCGCAATCAACAAGATCATTTCTTTTCTTTAAAAAGTATCCCGATGTAGAACCGGGTTCAGAGATTATTGTTCCCGCAAAGGAAGAAAGAACAAACAGGCTCACAACCGGTGAAGTAATAGGTATTTCAAGTGCACTTGCTTCTTTGGCCGGTGTTGTAATTGCGATATTGCGGTTGTAA
- a CDS encoding oligosaccharide flippase family protein — translation MSFKKTFLRNLFVSGGFTYLAQLVTFLASFITSRLLSPKDFGLVGLIAVFSGFITIFSDSGISMAVIRSPFKETYYRGLHYLSIIIGACLTVISILLIYPIALFYDNRDIILPGIAIAFLFIIKSFSIVPIAVLQKELRFGAAGRAVFISTLIGTISTIVMAFTGFKFWSLIWSQYVTAVISGILLYSNSSAIFKKTKLSVVKKSFLLAKRLIGSLIGFNMINYWARNADNLIVGKYYGTAELGIYNRAYMMLQIPLNLITGIFSTVLLPSFIKHKEAGGDMEQEYYFILKIISILNLPVAIILLLFPDKLVMILWGPNWIAVAKLLPYFGLLVLTQTLTSTQASILVILKFEKDLMFLGWINSAFMVTGIIIGATISLTSIAAFYSLSYILLVLPLYIFYLFNYKLRSGRNALRFWLPKLFLSAFIWSGIYYSVFPIVLCGLILWTIIILWDARSGLAIVSKRFLPGLSKT, via the coding sequence ATGTCTTTTAAAAAAACATTTCTCAGGAATCTGTTTGTTTCAGGCGGATTTACTTACCTGGCACAACTGGTAACTTTCCTGGCCAGTTTTATTACTTCGAGATTATTAAGTCCGAAAGATTTTGGGTTAGTGGGTCTTATTGCTGTGTTCTCAGGGTTTATTACAATTTTTTCAGATAGTGGTATTTCAATGGCTGTAATCCGATCTCCGTTTAAAGAAACTTATTACAGGGGGCTGCATTATCTTTCAATAATTATCGGGGCATGTTTAACCGTAATTTCTATATTACTTATTTATCCCATTGCTTTATTTTATGATAACAGAGACATTATTTTACCTGGTATTGCCATTGCCTTTCTTTTTATTATAAAATCCTTTTCCATTGTTCCTATTGCAGTGTTACAAAAGGAACTGCGCTTTGGAGCTGCAGGGCGTGCTGTATTTATCAGCACATTAATTGGTACGATCAGTACCATAGTTATGGCATTTACAGGGTTTAAATTTTGGTCACTTATCTGGTCACAATATGTAACTGCTGTAATATCTGGAATTCTTTTGTACAGCAACTCTTCTGCAATTTTTAAGAAGACAAAATTGAGCGTAGTAAAGAAATCATTCCTACTGGCTAAAAGACTTATTGGGAGTCTTATTGGTTTTAATATGATTAATTATTGGGCACGCAATGCTGATAACCTTATCGTAGGAAAATATTATGGCACTGCAGAGCTGGGCATTTATAACAGGGCGTATATGATGCTGCAGATACCACTAAATCTTATCACCGGTATATTTTCTACTGTTCTTTTGCCAAGTTTTATAAAGCATAAAGAGGCGGGTGGCGATATGGAGCAGGAATACTATTTTATTTTAAAAATAATATCCATATTAAACTTGCCTGTCGCAATTATTTTATTACTTTTTCCTGACAAGCTCGTTATGATTTTATGGGGGCCAAACTGGATTGCAGTAGCAAAACTGTTACCTTATTTTGGATTACTGGTACTTACACAAACCCTGACTTCTACACAAGCCAGTATCCTTGTTATTTTAAAATTTGAAAAAGATCTGATGTTTTTAGGATGGATCAATTCTGCTTTTATGGTTACAGGAATTATTATTGGTGCAACTATTTCTCTAACATCGATAGCAGCTTTTTATTCTTTATCATATATATTGCTGGTGCTGCCGCTTTACATTTTTTATTTGTTTAATTATAAATTACGCAGCGGTAGAAATGCGCTCCGTTTTTGGCTGCCAAAATTATTTCTGTCGGCATTTATCTGGTCAGGTATTTATTATTCCGTTTTTCCAATTGTTTTGTGCGGTCTTATTTTGTGGACAATAATAATACTCTGGGATGCGAGAAGTGGACTGGCAATAGTTTCAAAAAGATTTTTACCAGGCCTTTCAAAAACTTAA
- a CDS encoding glycosyltransferase — protein sequence MDGNLPLLTVIIVVYNGAASIENTIQSTLHLNYENRKIIIIDGGSSDGTTDIIKKYQQQIYYWISEPDKGIYDAMNKGWAQADHDSYIIFLGSGDKILQLPDLSKNIDHNIIYGSVWIGEKLFNSVTDFRLKLGNTVHHQALLIKKSIHPQPPFSLDYPVYADFDFNQRLYKSGIPFIKDKSFYSYALEGGVSAVKNKKESLRVVKKNFGKLYSLLASIYYFLQDARNIK from the coding sequence ATGGATGGAAACTTGCCCCTGTTAACAGTAATTATAGTTGTATATAACGGAGCTGCTTCTATTGAAAATACTATACAATCAACCCTGCATCTTAATTATGAAAACAGGAAGATCATAATTATCGATGGCGGTTCTTCAGATGGCACAACTGATATTATTAAAAAATATCAGCAACAAATCTATTATTGGATCAGTGAGCCGGACAAAGGAATTTATGATGCAATGAATAAAGGCTGGGCACAAGCAGACCATGATAGTTATATTATTTTTTTAGGAAGTGGTGATAAAATCCTTCAACTGCCGGATCTGTCAAAAAACATAGATCATAACATTATTTATGGCAGTGTATGGATTGGTGAAAAACTATTTAATAGTGTTACTGATTTCAGGTTAAAGCTTGGAAATACTGTTCATCACCAGGCACTGCTAATCAAAAAAAGCATTCATCCGCAACCGCCTTTTTCATTAGATTATCCTGTATATGCAGATTTCGATTTTAATCAGCGTCTGTATAAGTCGGGTATACCATTCATTAAAGACAAATCCTTTTATAGTTATGCGCTCGAAGGTGGTGTTAGCGCTGTAAAGAATAAAAAAGAATCATTACGGGTCGTAAAAAAAAATTTTGGAAAATTATATTCGCTCTTAGCCAGTATCTATTATTTTTTGCAGGATGCACGAAACATTAAATAA